In one Pseudomonas sp. 31-12 genomic region, the following are encoded:
- a CDS encoding polyamine ABC transporter substrate-binding protein gives MPIFSLLRNALLAGAGLTLAVSVQAAGTVHIYNWSDYIGATTLADFQKETGIKPVYDVFDSNETLEGKLLAGRSGYDVVVPSNHFLGKQIKAGAFQKLDKKLLTHYSNLDPVLLKRLEQNDPGNQYAVPYLWGTNGIGYNVDKIKAVLGVDKIDSWSAVFEPENIKKLHSCGVAFLDSADEMMPTVLNYMGLNANSTNPEDYKKAEAKLLAVRPYVTYFHSSKYIADLANGDICIAIGFSGDMFQAKARAEEAGKGMNIAYSIPKEGGALWFDMLAIPKDAANVKEAHAFINYLLKPEVIAQVSDSVGYANPNPGSDKLMEQSIRTDESVYPPQAVLDKTYVSVELPPNIQRLMTRSWTKVKSGK, from the coding sequence TTGCCTATTTTTTCTTTGTTGCGCAATGCATTACTCGCCGGAGCCGGGCTGACACTCGCTGTCAGTGTCCAGGCCGCCGGCACTGTGCATATTTATAACTGGTCGGACTACATCGGTGCGACCACCCTGGCCGACTTCCAGAAAGAGACCGGCATCAAACCGGTCTACGACGTCTTCGATTCCAACGAAACCCTGGAAGGCAAGTTGCTGGCCGGGCGTTCCGGTTATGACGTGGTCGTGCCGTCCAACCACTTCCTCGGCAAGCAGATCAAGGCGGGTGCTTTCCAGAAGCTCGACAAGAAGTTGCTGACCCACTATTCCAACCTCGATCCGGTTTTGCTCAAGCGACTTGAGCAAAACGATCCGGGTAACCAGTACGCCGTACCGTACCTGTGGGGCACCAACGGCATCGGTTACAACGTCGACAAGATCAAGGCTGTGCTCGGCGTCGACAAGATCGATTCCTGGAGCGCGGTGTTCGAGCCGGAGAACATCAAGAAGCTGCACAGCTGCGGCGTGGCGTTCCTCGATTCCGCCGATGAAATGATGCCCACCGTCCTCAACTACATGGGCCTCAACGCCAACAGCACCAACCCCGAAGATTACAAAAAGGCCGAAGCCAAGTTGCTGGCGGTGCGGCCTTACGTGACGTACTTCCATTCTTCCAAGTACATCGCGGACCTCGCCAACGGCGACATCTGCATTGCCATCGGTTTCTCGGGCGACATGTTCCAGGCCAAGGCCCGTGCGGAAGAAGCCGGCAAAGGCATGAACATCGCCTACTCGATTCCGAAAGAGGGCGGCGCACTCTGGTTCGACATGTTGGCGATCCCCAAGGATGCGGCCAACGTCAAAGAGGCCCACGCCTTCATCAACTATTTATTGAAACCCGAGGTGATCGCACAGGTCAGTGATTCTGTTGGCTATGCGAACCCCAACCCTGGCTCGGACAAGTTGATGGAACAGTCCATCCGCACCGACGAGTCGGTTTATCCACCGCAAGCCGTCCTCGACAAGACCTACGTGTCCGTCGAATTACCACCAAACATTCAACGTTTGATGACCCGCAGCTGGACCAAGGTCAAGTCGGGTAAATAG
- a CDS encoding polyamine ABC transporter substrate-binding protein codes for MKALGKKLAGKTLLALSLMGIMASAVQADDKVLHVYNWSDYIAPDTIKKFETESGIKVVYDVFDSNETLEAKLLAGKSGYDIVVPSNNFLAKQIKAGVYQKLDKSKLPNWKNLNTDLLKAVSVSDPGNEHAFPYMWGSIGIGFNADKVKAALGADAPTNSWDLLFKPENAAKLKSCGISFLDSPTEMIPVALHYLGYPTDSQDKKQLAEAEALFLKIRPSVGYFHSSKYISDLANGNICVAVGYSGDIYQAKSRAAEAGDKVKVSYNIPKEGAGSFYDMVAIPKDAENVEGAYKFMTFLQKPEIMAEITNAVRFPNGNAAATALVDKEITADPGIYPPADVLAKLYAIADLPAATQRIMTRSWTKIKSGK; via the coding sequence ATGAAGGCATTAGGAAAAAAGCTTGCTGGCAAGACACTCCTCGCCCTGTCCCTGATGGGCATAATGGCGAGTGCGGTCCAGGCGGACGACAAGGTGTTGCACGTCTATAACTGGTCCGACTACATCGCTCCGGACACCATCAAGAAGTTCGAAACCGAGTCCGGCATCAAAGTCGTCTACGACGTATTCGACAGTAACGAAACCCTGGAAGCCAAGTTGCTGGCAGGCAAGTCCGGCTACGACATCGTCGTGCCGTCGAACAACTTCCTGGCCAAGCAGATCAAGGCCGGCGTTTACCAGAAGCTGGACAAGTCCAAGCTGCCTAACTGGAAAAACCTGAACACTGACCTGCTCAAGGCGGTGTCGGTGAGCGACCCGGGCAACGAACATGCTTTCCCGTACATGTGGGGTTCGATCGGTATCGGCTTCAACGCCGACAAGGTCAAGGCTGCACTGGGTGCCGATGCGCCAACCAATTCCTGGGACCTGCTGTTCAAACCTGAAAACGCCGCCAAGTTGAAGTCGTGCGGGATCAGTTTCCTCGATTCGCCAACCGAGATGATTCCGGTGGCGTTGCACTACCTGGGCTATCCAACCGACAGCCAGGACAAAAAACAACTGGCCGAAGCCGAAGCACTGTTCCTGAAGATTCGTCCTTCGGTGGGTTACTTCCACTCGTCCAAGTACATCTCCGACCTGGCCAACGGCAACATCTGCGTGGCCGTGGGTTACTCGGGTGACATCTACCAGGCCAAGTCCCGCGCGGCTGAAGCCGGTGACAAGGTGAAAGTCAGTTACAACATTCCGAAAGAAGGTGCCGGCAGCTTCTACGACATGGTCGCCATCCCTAAAGATGCCGAAAACGTCGAAGGCGCCTACAAGTTCATGACCTTCCTGCAGAAGCCGGAAATCATGGCTGAAATCACTAACGCCGTACGCTTCCCGAACGGTAACGCGGCCGCCACGGCATTGGTTGATAAAGAAATCACCGCCGACCCGGGCATCTACCCGCCGGCTGACGTGCTGGCCAAGCTGTACGCGATTGCCGACTTGCCGGCCGCGACCCAGCGGATCATGACCCGCAGCTGGACCAAGATCAAATCGGGTAAATAA
- a CDS encoding aspartate aminotransferase family protein yields MTSNNPQTREWQTLSNDHHLAPFSDFKQLKEKGPRIITNAKGVYLWDSEGNKILDGMAGLWCVAIGYGRDELADAASKQMRELPYYNLFFQTAHPPVLELAKAIADIAPEGMNHVFFTGSGSEGNDTMLRMVRHYWAIKGQPKKKVIISRKNGYHGSTVAGASLGGMTYMHEQGDLPIPGIVHIAQPYWFSEGGDMTPEEFGVWAANQLEEKILEIGVDNVGAFIAEPIQGAGGVIIPPETYWPRIKEILAKYDILFVADEVICGFGRTGEWFGSDFYDLKPDMMTIAKGLTSGYIPMGGLIVRDEVVAVLNEGGDFNHGFTYSGHPVAAAVALENIRILREEKIIERVHAETAPYLQKRLRELNDHPLVGEVRGVGLLGAIELVQDKATRKRYEGKGVGMICRTFCFDNGLIMRAVGDTMIIAPPLVITKAEIDELVTKARKCLDLTLSALQG; encoded by the coding sequence ATGACCAGCAACAACCCGCAAACCCGTGAATGGCAAACCCTGAGCAACGATCACCACCTGGCCCCGTTCAGCGACTTCAAGCAGCTGAAAGAGAAAGGCCCGCGGATCATCACCAACGCCAAGGGCGTTTACCTCTGGGACAGCGAAGGCAACAAGATCCTCGACGGCATGGCCGGCCTGTGGTGCGTAGCGATCGGCTACGGTCGCGATGAGCTGGCGGATGCCGCCAGCAAGCAAATGCGCGAACTGCCTTACTACAACCTGTTCTTCCAGACCGCCCACCCGCCGGTGCTCGAATTGGCCAAGGCCATCGCCGACATCGCACCGGAAGGCATGAACCATGTGTTCTTCACCGGTTCCGGGTCCGAAGGCAACGACACCATGCTGCGTATGGTTCGCCACTATTGGGCGATCAAGGGCCAGCCGAAGAAGAAAGTCATCATCAGCCGCAAGAACGGCTATCACGGTTCCACCGTGGCCGGCGCGAGCCTGGGTGGCATGACCTACATGCACGAACAGGGCGACTTGCCGATCCCGGGCATCGTCCACATCGCCCAGCCTTACTGGTTCAGTGAAGGCGGCGACATGACACCGGAAGAGTTCGGTGTGTGGGCGGCCAATCAGCTGGAAGAGAAGATTCTGGAAATCGGCGTGGACAACGTCGGTGCCTTTATTGCCGAACCGATCCAGGGCGCCGGCGGCGTGATCATTCCGCCAGAGACCTACTGGCCGCGCATCAAGGAAATCCTCGCCAAGTACGACATTCTGTTCGTGGCAGACGAAGTGATCTGTGGTTTCGGCCGCACCGGTGAGTGGTTCGGTTCAGATTTCTACGACCTCAAGCCCGACATGATGACCATAGCCAAAGGCCTCACTTCCGGCTACATCCCGATGGGTGGCCTGATTGTGCGTGACGAAGTGGTCGCGGTGCTCAACGAAGGTGGCGATTTCAACCACGGCTTCACTTATTCCGGTCACCCGGTGGCCGCTGCGGTGGCGCTGGAAAACATCCGCATCCTGCGCGAAGAAAAAATTATCGAGCGCGTCCATGCCGAAACGGCACCGTATTTGCAGAAACGCTTGCGGGAACTGAACGATCACCCGTTGGTGGGGGAAGTGCGTGGTGTCGGTCTGTTGGGGGCCATTGAACTGGTTCAGGACAAGGCCACTCGCAAGCGTTACGAAGGCAAGGGCGTCGGCATGATCTGCCGCACGTTCTGCTTCGACAACGGCCTGATCATGCGTGCCGTGGGGGACACCATGATCATTGCTCCGCCGCTGGTGATTACCAAGGCTGAAATCGATGAGCTGGTGACCAAGGCACGCAAGTGCCTGGACCTGACCCTGAGTGCGTTGCAGGGCTAA
- a CDS encoding glutamine synthetase family protein has translation MSNNLDQLTDWLKDHKITEVECMIADLTGITRGKISPTNKFIAEKGMRLPESVLLQTVTGDYVEDDIYYELLDPADIDMICRPDQNAVYLVPWSIEPTAQVIHDTYDKQGNPIELSPRNVLKKVLKLYADKGWQPIVAPEMEFYLTKRSDDPDYPLQPPIGRSGRPEIGRQSFSIEAANEFDPLFEDVYDWCELQELDLDTLIHEDGTAQMEINFRHGDALSLADQILIFKRTMREAALKHDVAATFMAKPMTGEPGSAMHLHQSIIDIETGKNVFSNEDGTMSQLFLHHIGGLQKLIPELLPLFAPNVNSFRRFLPDTSAPVNVEWGEENRTVGLRVPDAGPQNRRVENRLPGADANPYLAIAASLLCGYIGMVEGLNPSAPVVGRGYERRNLRLPLTIEDALERMENSATIEKYLGKKFITGYVAVKRAEHENFKRVISSWEREFLLFAV, from the coding sequence ATGAGTAACAACCTCGACCAGCTCACCGATTGGTTGAAAGACCACAAGATCACAGAAGTCGAATGCATGATCGCCGACTTGACCGGGATCACCCGGGGCAAGATTTCGCCGACCAACAAGTTCATTGCTGAAAAAGGCATGCGCCTGCCCGAGAGCGTTCTGTTGCAGACCGTGACCGGCGACTATGTCGAAGACGACATCTATTACGAACTGCTCGACCCGGCCGACATCGACATGATTTGCCGCCCCGACCAGAACGCCGTTTACCTTGTGCCTTGGTCGATCGAGCCGACCGCCCAGGTGATCCACGACACCTACGACAAGCAGGGCAACCCGATCGAGCTGTCGCCGCGCAACGTGCTCAAGAAGGTCCTGAAACTCTATGCCGACAAAGGCTGGCAGCCCATTGTCGCGCCGGAAATGGAGTTTTACCTGACCAAGCGCAGTGACGACCCGGACTACCCGCTGCAACCGCCGATTGGCCGTTCCGGGCGCCCGGAAATCGGTCGTCAGTCGTTCTCCATTGAAGCCGCGAACGAATTCGATCCGCTGTTCGAGGACGTCTATGACTGGTGCGAATTGCAGGAGCTGGACCTCGACACGCTAATCCACGAGGACGGCACGGCGCAGATGGAAATCAACTTCCGTCACGGCGATGCCCTGTCCCTGGCCGACCAGATCCTGATCTTCAAACGCACCATGCGCGAAGCCGCACTCAAGCACGACGTGGCGGCCACCTTCATGGCCAAGCCCATGACCGGCGAGCCGGGCAGCGCGATGCACTTGCACCAGAGCATCATCGACATCGAAACCGGCAAGAACGTCTTCTCCAATGAAGACGGGACCATGAGCCAACTGTTCCTGCACCACATCGGTGGTTTGCAGAAGCTGATTCCCGAGTTGTTGCCGCTGTTCGCACCCAACGTCAACTCGTTCCGCCGCTTCCTGCCGGACACCTCGGCGCCGGTGAACGTGGAGTGGGGCGAAGAGAACCGTACCGTGGGCCTGCGGGTTCCGGATGCCGGGCCGCAGAACCGTCGGGTGGAAAACCGCTTGCCGGGCGCCGACGCCAACCCGTACCTGGCGATTGCCGCGAGCCTGCTCTGCGGTTACATCGGCATGGTCGAAGGCTTGAACCCGAGTGCGCCGGTGGTGGGGCGTGGCTATGAACGCCGCAACCTGCGCCTGCCACTGACCATCGAAGACGCGCTGGAACGTATGGAAAACAGCGCGACCATCGAGAAATACCTGGGCAAGAAATTCATCACTGGCTACGTCGCGGTCAAGCGGGCCGAGCATGAAAACTTCAAGCGCGTGATCAGTTCGTGGGAGCGGGAATTCCTGCTCTTCGCCGTCTGA
- a CDS encoding glutamine synthetase family protein, with protein MSVPPRAVQLNEANAFLKEHPEVLYVDLLIADMNGVVRGKRIERTSLHKVYEKGINLPASLFALDINGSTVESTGLGLDIGDADRICYPIPDTLCNEPWQKRPTAQLLMTMHELEGQPFFADPREVLANVVRKFDEMGLTICAAFELEFYLIDQENVNGRPQPPRSPVSGKRPHSTQVYLIDDLDEYVDCLQDILEGAKEQGIPADAIVKESAPAQFEVNLHHVADPIKACDYAVLLKRLIKNIAYDHEMDTTFMAKPYPGQAGNGLHVHISILDKEGKNIFASEDPEQNAALRHAIGGVLETLPAQMAFLCPNVNSYRRFGAQFYVPNSPCWGLDNRTVAIRVPTGAADAVRIEHRVAGADANPYLLMASVLAGVHHGLTNKIEPGAPVEGNSYEQNEQSLPNNLRDALRELDDSEVMAKYIDPKYIDIFVACKESELEEFEHSISDLEYNWYLHTV; from the coding sequence ATGTCGGTACCCCCGCGTGCCGTTCAGCTTAACGAAGCGAACGCGTTCCTTAAGGAACATCCTGAGGTTCTGTACGTTGACCTTCTGATTGCGGATATGAATGGTGTGGTGCGCGGCAAGCGCATTGAACGCACCAGCCTCCACAAGGTTTACGAGAAAGGCATCAACCTGCCGGCCTCTCTATTTGCTCTGGATATCAATGGCTCGACGGTGGAAAGCACCGGCCTGGGCCTGGACATCGGCGATGCTGACCGAATCTGCTATCCAATCCCTGACACCCTGTGCAATGAGCCCTGGCAGAAGCGCCCTACCGCGCAACTGTTGATGACCATGCACGAACTCGAAGGCCAGCCGTTCTTTGCCGACCCGCGAGAAGTGCTGGCCAATGTAGTTCGCAAGTTCGACGAGATGGGCCTGACCATCTGTGCCGCGTTCGAACTGGAGTTCTACCTGATCGACCAGGAGAACGTGAACGGTCGTCCGCAACCGCCACGCTCGCCGGTATCCGGCAAACGCCCGCATTCGACCCAGGTTTACCTGATCGACGACCTCGACGAATACGTCGACTGCCTCCAGGACATTCTGGAAGGTGCGAAGGAGCAAGGCATCCCTGCCGATGCAATCGTCAAGGAAAGTGCCCCGGCGCAGTTCGAAGTGAACCTGCACCACGTGGCCGACCCGATCAAGGCCTGCGACTACGCGGTCCTGCTCAAGCGCCTGATCAAGAACATCGCCTACGACCATGAGATGGACACCACCTTCATGGCCAAGCCTTATCCAGGCCAGGCGGGTAATGGTCTGCATGTGCACATTTCGATTCTTGATAAAGAAGGCAAAAACATTTTTGCCAGCGAGGATCCCGAGCAGAACGCCGCACTGCGTCACGCGATCGGCGGTGTGCTCGAGACCCTACCGGCGCAGATGGCTTTCCTCTGCCCGAACGTCAACTCCTACCGTCGTTTCGGCGCACAGTTCTACGTGCCGAACTCGCCGTGCTGGGGCCTGGACAACCGTACCGTAGCGATCCGCGTGCCGACCGGTGCCGCCGATGCCGTGCGCATCGAACACCGTGTGGCCGGCGCCGACGCCAACCCGTATCTGTTGATGGCTTCGGTTCTGGCAGGCGTGCATCACGGCCTGACCAACAAGATCGAGCCGGGCGCGCCCGTGGAAGGCAACTCCTACGAGCAGAACGAGCAGAGCCTGCCGAACAACCTGCGCGATGCACTGCGCGAGCTGGACGACAGCGAAGTCATGGCCAAGTACATCGATCCGAAATACATCGATATCTTTGTGGCTTGTAAGGAAAGCGAGCTGGAGGAGTTTGAACACTCCATCTCCGACCTTGAGTACAACTGGTACCTGCATACCGTTTAA
- a CDS encoding TetR/AcrR family transcriptional regulator: MTRTATVRKPRARSQARIDSILDAARTLLAAEGVASLSIYSVAERAEIPPSSVYHFFASVPALLEALTADVHAAFRACLQAPIDHNALSGWRDLSRIVEQRMLDIYGEDAAARQLILAQHGLTEVTQADRQHDIELGDLMHKLFDHHFELPKLPSDVDVFALAMELGDRVYARSVQQHGQITPRMAEEGMRVFDAYLGLYLPPYLPKRSIPA; encoded by the coding sequence ATGACGCGCACCGCCACCGTTCGCAAACCCCGCGCCCGCAGCCAGGCCCGGATCGATTCGATACTCGATGCCGCCCGCACGCTGCTGGCGGCCGAAGGCGTGGCCAGTCTGTCGATCTACAGCGTCGCCGAGCGCGCGGAGATCCCGCCCTCCTCCGTCTACCATTTCTTCGCCAGCGTCCCGGCGCTGCTCGAAGCCCTGACGGCCGACGTCCACGCCGCGTTCCGCGCCTGCCTGCAAGCACCCATCGACCACAACGCCCTCAGCGGCTGGCGCGACCTGTCGCGAATCGTCGAGCAGCGCATGCTCGACATCTACGGCGAAGATGCTGCCGCCCGCCAACTGATCCTCGCCCAGCACGGGCTGACCGAAGTCACCCAGGCCGACCGCCAGCACGACATCGAACTCGGCGACCTGATGCACAAGCTGTTCGATCATCACTTCGAACTGCCGAAGTTGCCAAGCGATGTCGATGTGTTCGCGCTGGCGATGGAGCTTGGAGATCGGGTGTATGCGCGCTCGGTGCAGCAGCATGGGCAGATTACGCCGCGCATGGCTGAGGAAGGGATGCGGGTGTTTGATGCGTATCTGGGGCTTTATCTGCCGCCGTATTTGCCGAAGCGCAGTATCCCAGCCTGA
- a CDS encoding molybdopterin-binding protein, translating to MTIKAINVRNQFKGSIKEIVLGDVLSEIDVQTASGIVTSVITTRSVKELELVVGSEVIAFVKSTEVSIAKL from the coding sequence ATGACTATCAAGGCCATCAACGTTCGTAACCAGTTCAAAGGCTCGATCAAGGAAATCGTATTGGGCGACGTGCTGTCGGAAATCGATGTTCAGACCGCTTCCGGCATCGTCACTTCGGTGATCACCACCCGTTCAGTGAAAGAGCTGGAACTGGTGGTCGGCAGCGAAGTGATTGCGTTTGTGAAATCCACCGAAGTGTCGATCGCCAAGTTGTAA
- the ssuB gene encoding aliphatic sulfonates ABC transporter ATP-binding protein has product MTAQQPPRLLRGIPLVVRKLQKTFGSRQVLREIDLHIPAGQFVAVVGRSGCGKSTLLRLLAGLDKPTGGELLAGSAPLSDAREDTRLMFQEARLLPWKKVIDNVGLGLKGNWRPQALEALESVGLADRANEWPAALSGGQKQRVALARALIHQPRLLLLDEPLGALDALTRIEMQQLIERLWQKHGFTVLLVTHDVSEAVAIADRVILIEEGEVGLDLHVELPRPRVRGSHRLAALETEVLNRVLALPGQPPEPEPVSPLPTQLRWAQ; this is encoded by the coding sequence ATGACAGCTCAACAACCTCCACGCCTGCTGCGCGGAATTCCGCTGGTGGTGCGCAAGCTGCAAAAGACCTTTGGTTCGCGGCAGGTGTTGCGTGAGATCGATCTGCACATTCCGGCCGGTCAGTTTGTCGCCGTGGTCGGTCGCAGTGGCTGCGGCAAAAGTACCTTGCTGCGGCTGCTCGCCGGCCTCGACAAACCCACTGGCGGTGAATTGCTCGCTGGCTCCGCGCCACTGAGCGATGCCCGGGAAGACACCCGGTTGATGTTCCAGGAAGCGCGTCTGCTGCCGTGGAAAAAGGTTATCGACAACGTGGGTCTCGGGCTCAAGGGCAACTGGCGGCCACAAGCGCTGGAAGCCTTGGAATCGGTGGGCCTGGCGGATCGCGCCAATGAGTGGCCCGCCGCATTGTCCGGTGGCCAGAAGCAACGGGTGGCCCTGGCCCGCGCGCTGATCCATCAACCGCGCTTGCTGTTGCTCGACGAACCCCTGGGCGCGCTGGATGCCCTGACCCGAATTGAAATGCAGCAACTGATCGAACGCCTCTGGCAGAAGCACGGTTTCACCGTGTTGCTGGTGACGCATGACGTCAGTGAAGCGGTGGCGATTGCCGATCGGGTGATCCTGATCGAAGAGGGCGAAGTCGGCCTCGACCTGCATGTTGAGTTGCCACGCCCTCGGGTCCGCGGCTCCCATCGGCTGGCGGCGCTGGAAACCGAAGTACTCAATCGCGTGCTCGCACTGCCCGGCCAACCGCCGGAACCGGAACCTGTTTCACCCTTGCCTACGCAGTTGCGCTGGGCTCAATAA
- the ssuC gene encoding aliphatic sulfonate ABC transporter permease SsuC, producing MKRIIHNLAPWALPVLLLAVWQLSVSAGWLSTRILPAPIAVIEAGVSLVRSGEIWTHLAISGWRAALGFTIGGSVGLALGFITGLSKWGERLLDSSVQMIRNVPHLALIPLVILWFGIDESAKVFLVALGTLFPIYLNTYHGIRSVDPALVEMSRSYGLSGFSLFRQVILPGALPSILVGVRFALGFMWLTLIVAETISASSGIGYLAMNAREFLQTDVVVLAILMYAVLGKLADLAARGLERVWLRWHPAYQVAKGGAA from the coding sequence ATGAAGAGAATTATTCACAACCTCGCGCCCTGGGCGTTGCCGGTGTTGCTGCTGGCAGTGTGGCAGTTGTCGGTGTCGGCGGGCTGGTTGTCGACACGGATTCTACCGGCGCCGATCGCGGTCATCGAGGCCGGCGTGAGCCTGGTGCGCAGCGGTGAAATCTGGACGCACCTGGCAATCAGCGGCTGGCGTGCCGCGCTGGGCTTCACCATCGGTGGCAGCGTCGGCCTGGCCTTGGGCTTCATCACCGGCCTGTCGAAATGGGGCGAACGCTTGCTCGACAGTTCGGTGCAGATGATCCGCAACGTGCCGCATCTGGCGCTGATTCCGCTGGTGATCCTGTGGTTCGGCATCGATGAGTCGGCGAAGGTTTTCCTGGTGGCGCTGGGCACGCTGTTCCCGATTTACCTCAACACCTATCACGGCATCCGCAGCGTCGATCCGGCGTTGGTGGAAATGTCGCGCAGCTATGGCTTGTCCGGTTTCAGCCTGTTTCGTCAGGTGATTCTGCCGGGTGCGCTGCCTTCGATTCTGGTTGGCGTGCGTTTCGCATTGGGCTTCATGTGGCTGACGCTGATCGTCGCGGAAACCATTTCCGCCAGCTCCGGCATTGGCTACCTGGCGATGAATGCCCGGGAGTTCTTGCAGACCGACGTGGTGGTGCTGGCGATCCTGATGTACGCCGTGCTCGGCAAACTCGCCGACCTCGCGGCCCGTGGACTTGAACGTGTGTGGCTGCGCTGGCATCCGGCGTATCAGGTTGCCAAAGGAGGTGCCGCATGA
- the ssuE gene encoding NADPH-dependent FMN reductase, whose protein sequence is MLVVSLGGSPSQRSRSGVLLDRSQRWLQAQGVEVVSYQVRDFPAEDLLHARFNSPKVIDLLQQIENADGLLIATPVYKASFSGALKTVLDLLPERALDHKVVLPMATGGSIAHMLAVDYALKPVLSALKAQEMLHGIFAVDSQIAYAEGSAQAQLAPELEQRLNESLELFFSAMARRPKPLDPNLLNERLLSARWSI, encoded by the coding sequence ATGCTGGTCGTCTCACTCGGTGGCAGTCCCAGCCAACGCTCCCGTTCCGGGGTGCTGCTGGATCGCTCCCAACGCTGGTTGCAAGCGCAAGGCGTGGAAGTGGTGAGTTACCAGGTGCGGGACTTCCCGGCCGAAGACTTGCTGCATGCCCGCTTCAACAGCCCGAAGGTGATCGACCTGCTGCAACAGATTGAAAACGCCGACGGCCTGTTGATCGCCACTCCGGTCTATAAGGCGTCGTTCTCCGGCGCACTGAAAACCGTGCTGGACCTGCTGCCCGAGCGCGCGTTGGACCACAAGGTGGTTTTGCCCATGGCCACCGGCGGCAGCATCGCCCACATGCTGGCGGTGGATTACGCGCTCAAGCCGGTGTTGTCGGCGCTGAAAGCCCAAGAGATGTTGCACGGGATTTTCGCGGTAGACAGCCAGATCGCTTACGCCGAAGGCAGCGCCCAGGCGCAGCTGGCGCCAGAGCTGGAACAACGACTGAATGAATCGTTGGAGCTGTTTTTCAGCGCCATGGCCCGACGGCCCAAGCCGCTCGATCCGAACCTGTTGAACGAACGTTTGTTGAGCGCTCGATGGAGCATTTAA
- a CDS encoding peroxiredoxin, translated as MSLRLGDIAPDFEQDSSAGTLRFHEWLGDSWGVLFSHPADFTPVCTTELGFTAKLKDEFARRGVKAIALSVDPVDSHHRWIEDINETQNTVVNFPILADADRKVSDLYDLIHPNANDTLTVRSLFVIDPNKKVRLTITYPASTGRNFHEILRVIDSLQLTDNYKVATPANWQDGDEVVIVPSLKDEDEIKKRFPKGYRAVKPYLRLTPQPNR; from the coding sequence ATGAGCCTCAGACTGGGCGATATCGCCCCCGACTTCGAACAGGATTCCAGCGCCGGCACCCTCCGTTTTCACGAATGGCTGGGCGATAGCTGGGGCGTGCTGTTTTCCCATCCGGCGGACTTCACGCCGGTGTGCACCACCGAACTGGGTTTCACTGCGAAACTCAAGGATGAATTCGCCCGGCGCGGTGTGAAAGCCATCGCCCTGTCCGTGGACCCGGTGGACTCGCACCACAGGTGGATCGAAGACATCAATGAAACCCAGAACACGGTCGTCAATTTCCCGATCCTGGCCGACGCGGACCGCAAGGTCTCGGACCTCTACGACCTGATCCATCCCAACGCCAACGACACCCTGACCGTGCGCTCGCTGTTCGTGATCGACCCGAACAAAAAGGTTCGGCTGACCATCACCTACCCGGCGAGTACCGGGCGTAATTTCCACGAGATCCTGCGGGTGATCGATTCGCTGCAACTCACCGACAACTACAAAGTGGCCACCCCGGCCAACTGGCAGGACGGTGATGAAGTGGTGATCGTGCCGTCGCTTAAGGACGAAGACGAAATCAAGAAACGCTTTCCCAAGGGTTATCGTGCGGTGAAGCCTTACCTGCGCCTGACGCCGCAACCCAACAGGTAA